One region of Glycine max cultivar Williams 82 chromosome 9, Glycine_max_v4.0, whole genome shotgun sequence genomic DNA includes:
- the LOC102661560 gene encoding uncharacterized protein, which yields MSIKYLFKYINKGYDRITVALVPVKNEDGTTKQTVDDIKHYLDGRYISPCEACWRIFSFQIHKRSPAVERLYFYLLGENSVIFEDGDEIDALLSKLTIKESMFTSWLQANAIFQQAKDPTYL from the coding sequence ATGTCTATCAAGTATTTATTCAAGTACATTAATAAAGGTTATGATCGCATAACCGTAGCTCTTGTGCCTGTCAAAAATGAAGATGGAACAACTAAACAAACTGTTGATGACATTAAGCACTATCTTGATGGTAGGTATATTTCTCCTTGTGAAGCTTGCTGGAGAATATTTTCATTCCAGATTCACAAGAGATCACCTGCTGTTGAAAGGTTGTACTTTTATTTGCTTGGTGAGAATTCAGTCATATTTGAAGATGGTGATGAAATTGATGCCTTGCTGTCCAAGCTAACCATTAAAGAGTCTATGTTTACCTCTTGGCTGCAAGCTAATGCCATTTTCCAACAAGCAAAAGATCCTACATATCTGTAA